One genomic segment of Micromonospora sp. WMMC415 includes these proteins:
- a CDS encoding ROK family transcriptional regulator has translation MTAATSGPRLRDINRVAVLALIGRQGPISRADIARRLGLSPPTVTAVTRSLIEAGVIRKVDDGIPRGGRPSELLAVVGPAAHAIGVKVAAGRLTGVRADLDGTVLDTFSAPFDQTAVNPFDALSELLAPHVTAVGDAPLLGVGLGVPGFVDSRTGLVEAPLLGWRHMPLRDYLSQLLDVPVLVDNDVNTLAAYEHLYGLGRPYEDFLTITLGQGVGAAVVSAGDLRRGGHGAAGELGHLPIDPDGPPCHCGKRGCLETYVCDAALVERARETGAVGPDAGPADLRTAADDGHAGARAVYRAAGARLGTIAAGLATVLDPQAILVSGEGTLAWTHLADGFLTALRAGMFPPMADGVSVHVDPWDDTKWALGAAALVLRAPFTMDAEPHADAIRARLAAFPGAEVTQ, from the coding sequence ATGACGGCTGCGACGTCGGGGCCGCGCCTGCGGGACATCAACCGGGTCGCCGTGCTCGCCCTGATCGGTCGACAAGGGCCGATCTCACGAGCCGACATCGCTCGGCGGCTCGGCCTCAGCCCGCCGACCGTCACCGCGGTCACCCGCTCGCTCATCGAGGCCGGGGTCATCCGGAAGGTCGACGACGGGATTCCGCGGGGCGGGCGCCCCAGTGAGCTGCTCGCGGTGGTGGGCCCGGCCGCGCACGCGATCGGGGTCAAGGTCGCCGCCGGTCGGCTCACCGGCGTACGCGCCGACCTTGACGGAACCGTTCTGGACACGTTCTCCGCACCGTTCGACCAGACCGCCGTCAACCCGTTCGACGCCCTGTCCGAGCTGCTCGCGCCGCACGTGACCGCCGTCGGGGACGCACCGCTGCTCGGGGTCGGGCTCGGGGTGCCCGGTTTCGTCGACAGCCGCACCGGCCTGGTGGAGGCACCCCTGCTGGGCTGGCGGCACATGCCGCTGCGCGACTACCTGAGCCAGCTGCTCGACGTGCCGGTGCTCGTGGACAACGACGTCAACACCCTGGCGGCGTACGAGCACCTGTACGGCCTGGGCCGGCCGTACGAGGACTTCCTGACCATCACCCTCGGACAGGGCGTCGGCGCGGCCGTCGTCTCCGCCGGTGACCTGCGCCGCGGCGGGCACGGCGCGGCGGGCGAACTCGGGCACCTGCCGATCGACCCCGACGGACCGCCCTGCCACTGCGGCAAGCGCGGCTGCTTGGAGACGTACGTCTGCGACGCCGCGCTCGTCGAGCGGGCGCGCGAGACCGGTGCCGTCGGACCGGACGCCGGTCCGGCCGACCTGCGGACGGCAGCGGACGACGGGCACGCCGGCGCGCGAGCCGTCTACCGTGCCGCCGGAGCCCGCCTCGGCACCATCGCCGCCGGGTTGGCCACCGTGCTCGACCCGCAGGCGATCCTGGTCAGCGGCGAGGGAACCCTGGCCTGGACGCACCTCGCCGACGGCTTCCTCACCGCCCTGCGCGCCGGCATGTTCCCGCCGATGGCCGACGGGGTCAGTGTGCACGTCGACCCGTGGGACGACACGAAGTGGGCGCTGGGCGCGGCCGCCCTGGTGCTCCGGGCGCCCTTCACGATGGACGCGGAGCCGCACGCCGACGCGATACGGGCACGGCTGGCGGCCTTTCCCGGCGCCGAGGTGACCCAGTGA
- a CDS encoding glycoside hydrolase family 15 protein, whose translation MPLAARSDLRTLVESSLTLIEAHQHPSGAYPASPDYPVYRYSWLRDGAFIADAMSRAGRADSADSFLRWCATVIDARAGGIADLVARAERREDIGADEMLPTRYTLDGADGDEPWWNFQLDGYGTWLWMLVEHAARHGRPLAAYRPAVTATVDYLIAFGDRPCYDWWEEHAEHRHVATLGAVLAGLRAVVPARDEHGEPLLAAARAAAAAARVSEFEALVAAEGTADGHLTKWLGGTAVDGSLLACLTPFDVVDPGSTVAERTYEEVRDQLLRGGVYRYLGDTFYGGGEWLILTAWLGWHEARTGRTEAARQRLEWIAAQATPEGHLPEQVSSHTQRPEHIAEWTERWGPVATPLLWSHAMFVTLAVEVGL comes from the coding sequence GTGCCCCTCGCCGCACGGTCCGACCTGCGTACGCTCGTCGAGTCCAGCCTCACCCTCATCGAGGCACACCAGCATCCGTCCGGCGCCTACCCGGCCAGCCCCGACTACCCCGTCTACCGCTACAGCTGGCTTCGCGACGGCGCCTTCATCGCCGACGCCATGAGCCGGGCCGGTCGGGCCGACAGCGCCGACAGTTTCCTCCGCTGGTGCGCCACGGTGATCGACGCCCGCGCCGGTGGGATCGCCGACCTCGTCGCCCGCGCCGAGCGCAGGGAGGACATCGGCGCCGACGAGATGCTGCCGACCCGTTACACACTGGACGGCGCCGACGGCGACGAGCCCTGGTGGAACTTCCAGCTCGACGGCTACGGCACCTGGCTGTGGATGCTCGTCGAGCACGCGGCACGGCACGGGCGGCCGCTCGCCGCCTACCGGCCGGCCGTGACCGCCACGGTCGACTACCTGATCGCGTTCGGCGACCGGCCCTGCTACGACTGGTGGGAGGAGCACGCGGAGCACCGGCACGTCGCGACGCTGGGCGCGGTGCTGGCCGGGCTGCGCGCGGTCGTCCCCGCCCGCGACGAGCACGGTGAGCCGCTGCTCGCCGCCGCTCGCGCTGCTGCCGCCGCCGCGAGGGTGAGCGAGTTCGAGGCCCTGGTCGCCGCCGAGGGCACCGCGGACGGGCACCTCACCAAGTGGTTGGGCGGCACCGCCGTCGACGGCAGCCTCCTGGCCTGCCTGACTCCCTTCGACGTGGTCGACCCCGGCAGCACGGTCGCCGAGCGCACCTACGAGGAGGTACGCGACCAGCTGCTGCGTGGTGGCGTCTACCGCTACCTCGGCGACACCTTCTACGGCGGCGGAGAGTGGCTGATCCTCACCGCCTGGCTGGGCTGGCACGAGGCGCGTACCGGCCGGACCGAGGCGGCCCGACAGCGGCTGGAGTGGATCGCCGCCCAGGCAACCCCCGAGGGCCACCTGCCCGAGCAGGTCAGCAGCCACACCCAGCGGCCCGAACACATCGCCGAGTGGACCGAGCGCTGGGGGCCCGTGGCCACGCCCCTGCTGTGGTCGCACGCCATGTTCGTCACGCTTGCCGTGGAGGTCGGACTGTGA
- a CDS encoding carbohydrate ABC transporter permease, with translation MTAPRTATTLRRTVRPDGPTPPRRRPGARRRLRTALAAAGFLAPSLLLLLGFWIGPMLGTAWVSLQDWNLIGVPTFVGLDNYTELLGDAEFHAALGHTLAYLVGYLPLVLVCGLAVALLLDAKLPAMTLYRATFFLPVISSWVAVSLLWKWLLNPADGLVNRILGAFGVTGPGWWTDPDWAMPSVVLASVWKDVGFVAVILLAGLQAIPRDVVEAASLDGAGVWRKLRSITLPMLSPSLFFVTVISMINGFQVFDQVWVMTEGGPGGASSVVVEQIVSYAFSYGRVGYASAMSIVLFAVILLITLAQLRLQRRWVHYE, from the coding sequence GTGACCGCACCGCGTACCGCCACCACCCTCCGACGCACGGTGCGGCCGGATGGGCCGACCCCGCCGCGTCGTCGGCCCGGCGCCCGCCGGCGACTGCGCACGGCCCTGGCGGCGGCCGGCTTCCTCGCCCCGAGTCTCCTCCTGCTACTGGGCTTCTGGATCGGCCCGATGCTCGGCACCGCGTGGGTGAGCCTGCAGGACTGGAACCTGATCGGCGTGCCGACGTTCGTCGGGTTGGACAACTACACCGAACTGCTGGGCGACGCCGAGTTCCATGCCGCGCTCGGCCACACCCTGGCCTATCTGGTCGGCTACCTGCCGCTGGTGCTGGTCTGTGGGCTCGCCGTCGCGCTGCTGCTGGACGCCAAGCTCCCCGCGATGACCCTCTACCGGGCCACGTTCTTCCTGCCGGTCATCAGCAGCTGGGTCGCCGTGTCGCTGCTGTGGAAGTGGTTGCTCAACCCGGCCGACGGCCTGGTCAACCGGATCCTCGGCGCGTTCGGCGTGACCGGACCCGGGTGGTGGACCGACCCGGACTGGGCGATGCCCTCGGTGGTGCTCGCCTCCGTCTGGAAGGACGTCGGGTTCGTCGCCGTGATCCTGTTGGCGGGTCTGCAGGCCATTCCGCGCGACGTGGTGGAGGCAGCCTCGCTCGATGGCGCCGGCGTGTGGCGCAAACTGCGCAGCATCACCCTGCCGATGCTCTCCCCGTCGCTGTTCTTCGTCACCGTGATCAGCATGATCAACGGATTTCAGGTCTTCGACCAGGTGTGGGTGATGACCGAAGGCGGGCCGGGCGGCGCGTCCAGTGTCGTGGTCGAGCAGATCGTCAGCTACGCCTTCTCGTACGGCCGGGTCGGTTACGCCTCCGCCATGAGCATCGTCCTCTTCGCGGTGATCCTCCTGATCACCCTGGCCCAGCTTCGGCTGCAGCGCAGGTGGGTGCACTATGAGTAG
- a CDS encoding penicillin acylase family protein: MNPVRIPWPRVRKIAVWTVAVLLVLVLVLAVAAVWAVRRSFPQHDGTLRLSGLSAPVTVHRDDHGIPQVYAKSADDLFRAQGYLHAQDRFWEMDFRRHVTAGRLAELFGSSQVETDIYLRTMGWRRVAEQEWRILAPDTKRHLQAYADGVNAWLADHDGGRASLEYTVLGLQNPDYTVETWSPVDSLAWLKAMAWDLRGNMETEIARAALLAAGLTRQQVEELYPAYPYDRNTPIVTGGGIVAGAFDQQAGPATPPNPAAGGGTGGGTAAGGVDVTGPGGDATTARTLTAMADGLSRLPIMLGNGGQGIGSNSWVVGGGLTATGKPILANDPHLSPTMPGIWYQMGLHCECGFHAAGFTFSGVPGVVIGHNARIAWGFTNLDPDVTDLYLERVDGDRVQVDGEWRPLQTRAETIKVAGGRDVSITVRASGHGPLLSDASAALRDIGVAPPVDPAGSPAPVAAAPQPSPGRPATGGDQRDGYAVALSWTALRPGRTADALFALNTATNWTEFRAAAALFEVPAQNIVYADVDGNIGYQSPGRIPVRGKGDGRWMAPGWDSAYDWKGFIPFAELPSVLNPTDGYLVTANQAVVGPTYQRFLTSDWSYGYRSQRIRDLIGSARDAGKITVEDLRRMQFDNRNGFAPTLVPAVVAALGTGDPSDLSRVAATELWKDWDFQQPAEGAAGSTEGRGSAAAAYYNATWRHLLAETFDELPEDNRPDGGDRWYEVVRGLLAQPESPWWDRRDTPQVERRDDILRSAAGEAATELRRDQGDRPADWQWGRMHTLTVRNQTFGTSGIGPVEWLFNADPVGVSGGDAIVNATGWDAADGYEVDAVPSMRMIVDLADLDESRWIQLTGNSGHAFHPNYDDQLELWRTGRTLPMRWDRTTVEAEAARTLILQP; the protein is encoded by the coding sequence GTGAATCCCGTACGCATTCCCTGGCCCCGGGTCCGGAAGATCGCCGTCTGGACCGTGGCGGTCCTGCTGGTGCTGGTCCTCGTGCTCGCCGTCGCCGCCGTCTGGGCGGTGCGCCGCTCGTTCCCCCAGCACGACGGAACCCTGCGGCTCTCCGGGCTCTCCGCCCCGGTCACCGTGCACCGCGACGACCACGGGATTCCCCAGGTGTACGCGAAGAGCGCCGACGACCTGTTCCGCGCCCAGGGTTACCTGCACGCGCAGGACCGGTTCTGGGAGATGGACTTCCGCCGCCACGTCACCGCCGGCCGGCTCGCCGAACTCTTCGGCTCCAGCCAGGTCGAGACCGACATCTACCTGCGCACCATGGGCTGGCGCCGGGTCGCCGAGCAGGAGTGGCGGATCCTCGCGCCGGACACGAAGCGTCACCTGCAGGCGTACGCCGACGGCGTGAACGCCTGGCTCGCCGACCACGACGGGGGCCGGGCGAGCCTGGAGTACACCGTCCTCGGCCTGCAGAACCCGGACTACACGGTGGAGACGTGGAGCCCGGTGGACAGCCTCGCCTGGCTCAAGGCGATGGCGTGGGACCTGCGCGGCAACATGGAGACGGAGATCGCCCGCGCGGCCCTGCTCGCCGCGGGTCTGACCCGCCAGCAGGTCGAGGAGCTGTACCCCGCGTACCCGTACGACCGGAACACCCCGATCGTCACCGGCGGCGGCATCGTGGCCGGCGCGTTCGACCAGCAGGCCGGACCGGCGACGCCGCCGAACCCGGCGGCCGGCGGCGGCACCGGCGGCGGCACGGCCGCCGGCGGCGTCGACGTCACCGGGCCGGGCGGCGACGCGACCACCGCGCGGACGCTCACGGCGATGGCCGACGGCCTGTCCCGGCTCCCGATCATGCTCGGCAACGGCGGCCAGGGCATCGGCTCGAACTCGTGGGTCGTCGGTGGCGGTCTCACCGCCACCGGCAAGCCGATCCTGGCCAACGACCCCCACCTGAGCCCCACCATGCCCGGCATCTGGTACCAGATGGGCCTGCACTGCGAGTGCGGCTTCCACGCCGCCGGGTTCACCTTCTCAGGGGTGCCCGGAGTCGTCATCGGCCACAACGCCCGGATCGCGTGGGGCTTCACCAACCTCGACCCGGACGTGACCGACCTGTACCTGGAGCGGGTGGACGGCGACCGGGTGCAGGTCGACGGGGAGTGGCGGCCGCTCCAGACCCGCGCCGAGACCATCAAGGTCGCCGGCGGCCGGGACGTGTCGATCACCGTACGCGCGTCCGGGCACGGGCCACTGCTGTCCGACGCGTCGGCGGCTCTGCGGGACATCGGCGTCGCGCCGCCGGTCGACCCGGCGGGCTCGCCCGCGCCGGTCGCCGCCGCCCCCCAGCCCTCCCCCGGCCGACCGGCGACCGGCGGCGACCAGCGGGACGGGTACGCGGTCGCCCTGAGCTGGACCGCCCTCCGCCCGGGCCGGACCGCCGACGCCCTCTTCGCGCTCAACACCGCCACGAACTGGACCGAGTTCCGCGCCGCCGCCGCGCTGTTCGAGGTGCCCGCGCAGAACATCGTCTACGCCGACGTCGACGGCAACATCGGCTACCAGTCCCCCGGCCGCATCCCGGTCCGCGGCAAGGGCGACGGGCGGTGGATGGCGCCCGGCTGGGACTCGGCGTACGACTGGAAGGGGTTCATCCCCTTCGCCGAGCTGCCCAGCGTCCTCAACCCGACCGACGGCTACCTGGTCACCGCGAACCAGGCCGTCGTCGGCCCCACCTACCAGCGCTTCCTGACCAGCGACTGGTCGTACGGCTACCGCAGCCAGCGCATCCGCGACCTGATCGGCTCGGCCCGCGACGCCGGGAAGATCACCGTCGAGGACCTGCGACGGATGCAGTTCGACAACCGCAACGGCTTCGCGCCGACGCTCGTACCGGCGGTCGTCGCCGCCCTCGGCACCGGCGATCCGTCCGACCTGTCCCGCGTCGCCGCCACCGAGTTGTGGAAGGACTGGGACTTCCAGCAGCCGGCCGAAGGCGCGGCCGGCAGCACCGAGGGGCGCGGCTCGGCGGCCGCCGCCTACTACAACGCGACGTGGCGGCACCTGCTCGCGGAGACCTTCGACGAGCTTCCCGAGGACAACCGGCCCGACGGCGGCGACCGGTGGTACGAGGTGGTCCGGGGCCTGCTCGCCCAGCCGGAGTCGCCGTGGTGGGACCGCCGGGACACCCCGCAGGTCGAGCGCCGCGACGACATCCTGCGGTCGGCCGCCGGCGAGGCCGCCACCGAGCTGCGGCGCGACCAGGGCGACCGGCCGGCCGACTGGCAGTGGGGCCGCATGCACACCCTGACCGTGCGGAACCAGACCTTCGGCACGTCGGGCATCGGGCCGGTCGAGTGGCTGTTCAACGCCGACCCGGTCGGCGTGTCGGGTGGCGACGCGATCGTCAACGCGACCGGCTGGGACGCCGCCGACGGGTACGAGGTCGACGCCGTGCCGTCCATGCGGATGATCGTCGACCTGGCCGACCTGGACGAGTCCCGCTGGATCCAGCTCACCGGCAACTCCGGGCACGCCTTCCACCCGAACTACGACGACCAGCTCGAGCTGTGGCGTACCGGCCGTACCCTGCCCATGCGCTGGGACCGGACCACCGTCGAAGCCGAGGCGGCCCGGACGCTCATCCTGCAGCCGTGA
- a CDS encoding sugar ABC transporter substrate-binding protein, with protein MTTRRRVLAAAAGAIATVSLLAACGQDASGGADDGATGTVTYFTFSAAPDHLKDLDAIKAEFEKQNPGITVQVQTAAYDDYFTKLQTAIAGGTAPDTFELNYENFVTYARAGALLPLDEPAKADKDYDANRLYPKAREAFQFKGKLYAVPSTFSDVVLFYNKKLFDAAGVAYPTADWTWADERAAAEKLTDKAKGIYGDYQPVTFHEFYKALAQNGGSFLSADGKKATFNDAKGLESAQWLLSKPGTVQPTVAEIGGKADYDTALFTSGKLAMWHNGIWQIAKLASTPGLDFDIVTEPGNTSKANAVFMNATAVSAKTKKATAAWKWARFLGTSQKAVETRLASNWELPAVNDQAAFDTYLKQTPPANRKAVFDALADIALPPVLDAQQSKMQDIVTQALEKAASGQASPQAALDEAAAAVTALIK; from the coding sequence ATGACCACGAGAAGACGAGTTCTGGCGGCCGCGGCCGGGGCGATCGCCACGGTGAGCCTGCTCGCCGCGTGCGGGCAGGACGCGTCCGGCGGCGCGGACGATGGCGCCACCGGCACCGTCACCTACTTCACCTTCTCGGCCGCGCCCGACCACCTGAAGGACCTGGACGCGATCAAGGCCGAGTTCGAGAAGCAGAACCCGGGCATCACCGTGCAGGTGCAGACGGCCGCGTACGACGACTACTTCACCAAGCTGCAGACGGCGATCGCGGGCGGCACGGCGCCGGACACGTTCGAGCTCAACTACGAGAACTTCGTGACGTACGCCCGGGCCGGCGCGCTGCTGCCGCTCGACGAACCGGCCAAGGCCGACAAGGACTACGACGCGAACCGGCTCTACCCGAAGGCGCGGGAAGCCTTCCAGTTCAAGGGCAAGCTTTACGCGGTGCCCTCGACGTTCTCCGACGTGGTGCTCTTCTACAACAAGAAGCTCTTCGACGCGGCCGGCGTCGCGTACCCGACGGCGGACTGGACCTGGGCCGACGAGCGGGCGGCGGCGGAGAAGCTGACCGACAAGGCCAAGGGCATCTACGGCGACTACCAGCCGGTCACCTTCCACGAGTTCTACAAGGCGCTCGCGCAGAACGGCGGGTCGTTCCTCTCCGCGGACGGCAAGAAGGCGACCTTCAACGACGCCAAGGGCCTCGAGTCGGCGCAGTGGCTGTTGAGCAAGCCGGGCACCGTGCAGCCCACCGTGGCCGAGATCGGTGGCAAGGCCGACTACGACACCGCCCTGTTCACCAGCGGCAAGCTGGCCATGTGGCACAACGGGATCTGGCAGATCGCCAAGCTCGCGAGCACGCCCGGGCTGGACTTCGACATCGTCACCGAGCCGGGCAACACCAGCAAGGCGAACGCGGTCTTCATGAACGCCACGGCCGTGTCCGCGAAGACGAAGAAGGCCACCGCGGCCTGGAAGTGGGCCCGGTTCCTCGGCACCTCGCAGAAGGCCGTGGAGACCCGGCTCGCCTCCAACTGGGAACTGCCGGCGGTCAACGACCAGGCCGCGTTCGACACCTACCTGAAGCAGACGCCGCCGGCCAACCGTAAGGCCGTCTTCGACGCGCTGGCGGACATCGCGCTCCCGCCGGTGCTCGACGCCCAGCAGTCGAAGATGCAGGACATCGTCACCCAGGCACTGGAGAAGGCCGCATCCGGCCAGGCCAGCCCACAGGCGGCGCTGGACGAGGCGGCGGCCGCGGTGACCGCCCTCATCAAGTAG
- a CDS encoding TIM-barrel domain-containing protein, protein MSDAVISHRPVGTGHPYRHDLDQRVPVYPLRGEEYEIRVLTDPDVTEVRVEFGDGTQVPAERVDPATVTLDFGAPAAPPTGSTGHLASAAAATPDTGGRTAWIARATTDTDDAYTVVGRTSAGGAVRTAAFPVRPLVWQGAGGRLEVRDPGGAAVLDPGSVEWLTGSDGPRRVRFALRLAEGAHVVGFGERYHALDQRGHVLDATVFEQYKRQGHRTYLPMPFAVVVGGGWGFHVVTSRRTWYDVGASRPDRILVEAEVDPATPVLPLHLYTGEPAEVVRTFLTETGQPPIPPAWVFRPWMSGNEWNTQTRVLAEVRRSLAEGIPVGAIVIEAWSDEATFVAFRDARYEVHPDGAPHRLADFEFPADGAWPDPKAMIDELHEAGVKVLLWQIPLIPTDRGDDGQLAADLTILAERGYAVREADGSPHRNRGWWFPGALLPDWTNPQARRWWLDKRRYLVEELGVDGFKTDGGEHPWGHDLRYFDGSRGDQGNNLFPVRYAAAYHELMRSAGTEGVTFSRAGFTGSAAFPAHWAGDEDSTWEAYRASITAGLTAGVGGIFFWGWDLAGFSGDIPDAELYLRSAAAACFSPVMQYHSEFNHHREPLVDRTPWNIAARTGEPRVLDVFRRFARLREELVPYLVEQAQRSVQTGKPLMRPLFFDHPDDKRVWDWPQQWQLGDDLLVAPVTEPGARTWPVWLPPGEWEDFFTGERHTGPVELDRPAPLDEIPVYRRVG, encoded by the coding sequence GTGAGTGACGCCGTGATCAGCCATCGCCCCGTCGGGACCGGGCACCCCTATCGACACGACCTGGACCAGCGGGTTCCCGTCTATCCGCTGCGCGGTGAGGAGTACGAGATCCGGGTGCTCACCGACCCGGACGTGACCGAGGTCCGGGTCGAGTTCGGTGACGGCACGCAGGTGCCCGCCGAGCGTGTCGACCCGGCCACGGTGACCCTGGACTTCGGGGCGCCCGCCGCTCCGCCGACCGGCTCGACGGGTCACCTGGCTTCCGCCGCCGCGGCCACCCCGGACACCGGTGGCCGCACGGCGTGGATCGCCCGGGCGACGACGGACACGGATGACGCGTACACCGTCGTCGGCCGGACCTCGGCGGGCGGTGCGGTCCGGACGGCCGCCTTCCCGGTGCGGCCGCTGGTCTGGCAAGGTGCCGGCGGACGGCTGGAGGTGCGCGATCCCGGCGGCGCCGCCGTCCTGGACCCCGGCAGCGTCGAATGGCTGACCGGCAGCGACGGACCCCGGCGGGTACGCTTCGCGCTCCGGCTCGCCGAGGGTGCGCACGTGGTCGGATTCGGCGAGCGGTACCACGCGCTCGACCAGCGCGGCCACGTGCTCGACGCCACGGTGTTCGAGCAGTACAAGCGGCAGGGGCACCGCACCTACCTGCCGATGCCGTTCGCCGTGGTCGTCGGCGGCGGCTGGGGCTTCCACGTGGTGACCAGCCGACGTACCTGGTACGACGTCGGCGCCTCGCGGCCGGACCGGATCCTCGTCGAGGCCGAGGTCGACCCCGCGACGCCCGTGCTGCCATTGCACCTCTACACCGGCGAGCCGGCCGAGGTCGTGCGGACGTTCCTCACCGAGACCGGGCAGCCCCCGATCCCACCGGCCTGGGTGTTCCGGCCCTGGATGAGTGGGAACGAGTGGAACACCCAGACCCGGGTGCTCGCCGAGGTGCGTCGCAGCCTCGCCGAGGGCATTCCGGTCGGCGCGATCGTCATCGAGGCCTGGAGCGACGAGGCCACCTTCGTGGCCTTCCGCGACGCGCGCTACGAGGTGCACCCGGACGGCGCACCCCACCGCCTCGCCGACTTCGAGTTCCCCGCCGACGGGGCCTGGCCCGACCCGAAGGCGATGATCGACGAACTGCACGAGGCCGGTGTGAAGGTGCTGCTGTGGCAGATCCCGCTGATCCCCACCGACCGCGGCGACGACGGCCAGCTCGCCGCCGACCTCACCATCCTGGCCGAGCGCGGGTACGCCGTTCGCGAGGCGGACGGATCGCCGCACCGTAACCGGGGCTGGTGGTTCCCCGGGGCGTTGTTGCCCGACTGGACCAACCCGCAGGCCCGGCGTTGGTGGCTGGACAAGCGGCGCTACCTGGTCGAGGAGCTGGGCGTTGACGGCTTCAAGACCGACGGCGGCGAGCACCCGTGGGGTCACGATCTGCGGTACTTCGACGGATCACGCGGTGACCAGGGGAACAACCTGTTCCCGGTCCGCTACGCCGCCGCCTACCACGAGCTGATGCGGTCGGCGGGGACCGAGGGCGTCACGTTCAGCCGGGCCGGGTTCACCGGATCGGCAGCCTTCCCCGCGCACTGGGCGGGCGACGAGGACTCCACGTGGGAGGCCTACCGCGCCTCGATCACCGCCGGCCTGACCGCCGGTGTCGGCGGCATCTTCTTCTGGGGTTGGGACCTTGCCGGATTCTCCGGCGACATCCCCGACGCGGAGCTCTACCTGCGCTCGGCGGCGGCGGCCTGCTTCTCCCCGGTCATGCAGTACCACTCCGAGTTCAACCACCACCGTGAGCCCCTGGTGGACCGTACGCCCTGGAACATCGCGGCGCGAACTGGGGAACCGCGGGTGCTCGACGTCTTTCGGCGGTTCGCCCGGCTGCGCGAGGAACTCGTGCCGTACCTGGTGGAGCAGGCGCAACGGTCGGTCCAGACGGGCAAGCCCCTGATGCGGCCACTGTTCTTCGACCACCCGGACGACAAGCGGGTCTGGGACTGGCCGCAGCAGTGGCAGCTCGGCGACGACCTCCTGGTGGCTCCGGTCACCGAACCCGGTGCCCGCACATGGCCGGTATGGCTACCGCCGGGGGAGTGGGAGGACTTCTTCACCGGCGAGCGGCACACGGGTCCAGTCGAGCTGGACCGTCCGGCGCCGCTGGACGAAATCCCGGTCTACCGCCGGGTGGGGTGA
- a CDS encoding carbohydrate ABC transporter permease, which translates to MSRKILRYVALTLGAVAMLGPFAWMLATSLTGDAQLGRVDTPLLPDPPTVEPYERLGQAFPFWRFAANSVGVAVVSTLLQLVTSATAAYAFSRLRFRGSGLVFVLYLATMMIPMQVIIVPLFIEMRYLGLVDSYAGLLLPTMVSSFGVFMLRQAFLALPKELDEAAYVDGAGHLRVFAQVLLPLVTPALATFAVFAFMSSWNAFLWPLVIAQTEAHMTLPVGLSLLQGRYSTAWNVVMAGSTLSVLPILALYVFAQRYVVQGIAFTGVKS; encoded by the coding sequence ATGAGTAGGAAGATCCTCCGGTACGTCGCGCTCACGCTCGGTGCGGTGGCGATGCTTGGGCCGTTCGCGTGGATGCTGGCCACCTCGCTCACCGGCGACGCGCAGCTCGGCCGGGTGGACACACCCCTGCTGCCCGACCCGCCCACCGTCGAGCCCTACGAGCGGCTCGGCCAGGCCTTCCCGTTCTGGCGTTTCGCCGCCAACAGCGTCGGCGTCGCCGTCGTCTCCACCCTGCTGCAACTCGTCACCAGCGCGACCGCCGCGTACGCGTTCAGCCGCCTTCGCTTCCGCGGCAGCGGCCTGGTGTTCGTGCTCTACCTCGCCACGATGATGATCCCGATGCAGGTGATCATCGTCCCGCTGTTCATCGAGATGCGCTACCTCGGGCTGGTCGACAGCTACGCCGGGCTCCTGCTGCCCACGATGGTCTCCAGCTTCGGGGTGTTCATGCTCCGACAGGCCTTCCTGGCACTGCCCAAGGAGTTGGACGAAGCGGCGTACGTCGACGGGGCGGGGCACCTGCGGGTCTTCGCGCAGGTGCTGCTGCCGCTGGTGACGCCGGCGCTGGCCACGTTCGCCGTCTTCGCCTTCATGTCCAGCTGGAACGCGTTCCTCTGGCCGCTGGTGATCGCGCAGACGGAGGCACACATGACCCTGCCGGTCGGCCTGTCGCTGCTGCAGGGGCGGTACAGCACCGCCTGGAACGTGGTCATGGCCGGCTCGACCCTGTCGGTGCTGCCGATCCTCGCGCTCTACGTCTTCGCTCAGCGCTACGTCGTGCAGGGCATCGCCTTCACCGGCGTCAAGTCCTAG